The window ACGGACGTCGGCGCCGTAGTTGTAGCTGCCGGCGTAGAACGCGAGATCGACAGCGAAAAACACGAAGAACCAGCCGGCGACCGTCCACCGCTCACGCCAACGCGCCGCGCCCCACAGACCACACGCGGCCAGCACGGTGTTGGCCCACGGGAAGCGCGGATCGCGCAGATAGAACCAGCCGTTGACCCGCAGGTTTCCGGGTACGAACCCGGCCGCGAAGCGGGCGGCATTCGTGCCCCATCCAGCGTGCCGAACCGCGAAAAGGTGTGCAGCCGGCACGGCGCAGAGCAGGAGCAGCAGCACGGCGCACCACCAGGCCTGCGGCTGCTCGAGGTCGCCGGCCGCACGCGGCGCCGCGAACGCCGCCAGGACTGGCAGGATGAGGAGCGACTCCGGTCGGAACTGGATTGCGTACGCCGCCATGACGGTGAGCGCCGCCAGCCGCCGCGTCCCTCCAAGTCGGGCGTAGCGGGCGGCACCGATCACCGCCGCGACTGCGGCCAGCGACGCCGTCGGCTCGACCGCCGCCGTTGCCGACCACATCAGCTGTTCCGGCATGGCCGCGATCAGCAATCCGGCGATGAACGCCGCGGCGCGATCGTCGAAGAGCGCCACGACCAGCAGATACACCGCGCAGGCGGTCGCCGGCATCACCACCGCGTTCAGCGCGAACGCCGTCCACGTGCGAACGCCGAAGATCCGGTAGGCGAGCGCGAGCAGGTGCGGATACGCGTACGGCTGCTTGTTGTATTCGCCGCGCGCGCAGTGCAGCCGTCCACCGTCGAGGCCGCCGTCGCTGCACACCTGCGCGAGGTGCAGATCCGCCAGGTTCTGACCGACGCTCTGGTAGATCTGCTCGTCGTAGAAGATGCGGTTGGTGCGCGGGGGAATCGTCAGCACCAGGCCGAGCGCCACGGCCGCCACGATCGCCATGCGCCCGCCGTGGCGCTTCAGCGCGGCGAGGTGACTGGCGCGGGCGCTGGCGGCGGCGATCGTCACAGCTGCCAGCAGGCAGGCGTTCAGAGACCAGAACTGCAGCCGCGTAAGCTCTTCCCGCAGCGACGATTCGGGCGTGACGCGAAGCCACGTGGCGACGAGCGCGAGCCCGCCCAGCCAGGCGACAGAGACCGGAATCCAGCCGGCGGACCACCGTCGCGGTGAGCGAGTCGTCAGGCGTCGCGGGTCGGACGTGATCAAGCCGCTATTTCGGCTTTTGTTCCGCCCGTGTGCTGTCGATCACCCAGGGATGGCGGAAATCCGTTCGCGACACGATCATCGTCACGATCGTCTCGACGATCTGCGGCGCGCCGCCGCTGCGCATCTGGATCTCGTGTTTCATCCCGAACTTCAGCTGCGCGCCGGACGAACCGCTCGGATTGGGATCGGGCGGGCGATCGTATTCGGGCTTCGAGGTGATCGTGCACTTCAGCGACTTGTACTGGCGGAACTGCTCGCGGTACGTCGCAACCGGCGCGAGCGGAAAGATCTCCTTGATTCCGTCCGTTTTCAAGGTCTCGAACTCCGAGCAGTAGCGCTTGACGACGCGATCGATCTCGTCCTTGGCATGTTGCTCCTCGCTGACCGGGTCGACGACGGGGCCGGCCGGCGCGCCGCGTGTTCCGCCGGTTTGAGTCTGGCCTGTTGTGGCGCCCGCTGACGGGACCGGGGCGGTCACGGGCGGTGGTGGTGTCACTCCGCCGGCAGCCGGATTCGCCGAGGGATTGACGGCGGGCGGCGCGACGGGGGACGGCCGATGGGTGATCGGCGGCACGACGGGGCCGAGAACAGGATGGTTCGCCACCGTCGCGGTGGTCTGCATGAACGTGCCGCCACACGTCTTCGGTCCGTTCATGACCAGCTCGCCGCTCGGCGCGCAGTCGTTCGTGAAGCCTTGGAACGTGAAGCTCGTGTCGGCCTGAAAGTGCATTGTCACTTTCGCGCCACTGGGCACGTTGGCCGCGCAGGCGTTGTCGAGCGTGCCGCAGAGGACGTCGAAATCCCCCGCGATCGTGCCGCCGACCGGCTTCATCACGGTCAGCGCGAAGGTCGTCGCTGGCGCCGCCACGGCGATGCGATCGAACGTGGCGCCGCACTTGCGCGGCTCGCTCATCAGGATCCGCCCGGTCGTCGGCGCGCAGTCGCCGGTGAAGCCGCTGAACACGTAGCCGTTGTCGGCCTGCGGCTCGAGCTGCACGGGATCGCCCGTCGGCCGCGACGAGGAGCAGTCGTGCCCGTTCGAGCCGCACTTGATGCCTGGGCCGACGATCGTGCCGCCGGTTGGCTGCGCGATCGTGAGCAGCTGGCCGGCCGGCCACAGCCATCGTACGGCCGCGATACCCGCCCACAGGAGCAATCCGGCCGCGATCACCGCGCCGATCGCGAGCCCCGCGCCGCGCATGCCCGGCGTCAGTCCGCTGCGGCGCGGGCTGGACGCCGCGGGACGGGGCGGCGCTCCGGTGGACGGCTTCTTGAACAGTTCGAGCCACGACTGCAGGAATCCGCCCCGCTTCGCCGCGCGCTTCGCCGGCGGGGGAGCCGAGGGCGGCGCCGCCGGCCGGGGTGCGCTCGCGATCATCGTCGGCTCGGCCGGCGGGGCCGTGTCGTACACCGATGGACGCGGCCGGGCAACGGGCTCGGCCGGCGGTCTTGGGATTGGCATCGCGTCGCGCCGCACGAGCACCGTCGGTTCGACGGGCTCAGGCGTCGGACTGCGGCTCGCGTGACTGATCAGCACCGTCGGATCGGTGGAGACAGTCTCGGG of the Vicinamibacterales bacterium genome contains:
- a CDS encoding glycosyltransferase family 39 protein, which translates into the protein MITSDPRRLTTRSPRRWSAGWIPVSVAWLGGLALVATWLRVTPESSLREELTRLQFWSLNACLLAAVTIAAASARASHLAALKRHGGRMAIVAAVALGLVLTIPPRTNRIFYDEQIYQSVGQNLADLHLAQVCSDGGLDGGRLHCARGEYNKQPYAYPHLLALAYRIFGVRTWTAFALNAVVMPATACAVYLLVVALFDDRAAAFIAGLLIAAMPEQLMWSATAAVEPTASLAAVAAVIGAARYARLGGTRRLAALTVMAAYAIQFRPESLLILPVLAAFAAPRAAGDLEQPQAWWCAVLLLLLCAVPAAHLFAVRHAGWGTNAARFAAGFVPGNLRVNGWFYLRDPRFPWANTVLAACGLWGAARWRERWTVAGWFFVFFAVDLAFYAGSYNYGADVRYALMTFPAIAVLAGLGAARVGRALLSSAAVPYLEAAAGILVAVQMFWYLPVVRAIPEEAWAAREDVRFAEAAARRLPTGSYVLTQNPGMFHLWGVNAGQMGLAVVDPGFIRDIGPRSRGGLFVHWNFWCGVEDPVQPALCRSTMALGRTILVDEYRGRDQRFAFYRLEPGADSGLKGTRP